CGGGGCCACCCAGGGGCGGCTCTCTGGCAGCACCCGGGCTGCCGCTGGGCTGAGCCTACTTAGCCAGCTTCTTGGACCTGCTGGGCGAAGAGAAGAGCTCGGACTGCTGCAGCGGTGGCACTTTGACCCCTTTCTGCCTCAGCTGGTTGTAGTAATCGGTCCTCTCCGTGATGATCCTCTATAGAAAAgcattgggcaaacaagtttgttaCACGAGTCTTTTGGGTTCGCTCGCTTGTGTGGGGCAGCATTAGGTGTGTGTAGTTCTGTGGAAGGCTGCGGGGGCTTGCCCAGGGGGAGGGGCGGTTGTTTGCGGAGAATGGGTGTTTGACCTGGCCTGTTTGGGCTggagagtgctgaggctggtgaggGCAAGTCTAGAATGGGTCGGGGCTTTTGAGACCCTagtgagagggaagcggtcttccctgcctgtttgctcgtccgccattatgagactttactAAACGAAATGGGCCACCattttctgactccacagttcctttcctgtctgcccgaatcccatgggaacctgcatgggaacctgcatggccacgatggcagccactggccttacacaaaGGACCACCACCACGGGGCGCCTAGGCTGCACTGCCAGCCCGGGACCCGCCCTGTCCTTCCCCGCAGCCTGGGCTGTGCTGGGGAATCTTGACAAGTGGCTCTCCTGAGTGGGGGGAAGGCTCTGGCGTGTAGCGTTTGCCAATGTCTGTGCTGTGAAAACAGTGACCCCGGAAGGGAAGCCCATTCTGGTTCTGGGGCAGCTCAGCCCTGATTGACGCTGGTGCCAAGTCCACTGCGACTGGGAGACTTGCCGAGCCTCAGGTCTGCCCCTCAGGGACTCTGTCCTGCATAGGGAGCCTGCCCCATCCTCTCCTTAAGCCTCTTCTGGCCCACCAACAAAGTAAGGGCCTTCTTCCTGGCTCCTGTTGGTGCTGATGACCCtcccaccctaccccctctctcctccatctctccctcccacttctcaccctttcctccctctgtcccatcctccctcttcctcccctttccacccatctcattctcccttcccccatctcttttgcccatttccccctcctcaccctttctcctctcttcctcctcctccctcttcccttagCCCAAAGGACAGCTGGGCCACAGAGACCTCTCCCTGAGGACTGCTGACACCTTCCAGGAGCGCCACTGACCAGGggccctccccacttctcagagGAAAGGAACCGCTCTCAGGAAAACGTGGGTGCTAGAAAGGCCATGGGCACCCTCTGGGGTCAAAGGACCCCACAGTCAGAGGAGCCCTGAGTGACAAGGGCACAGGCCCACACAGGTTGTTGAGTCAGCCAGGTGCCTCTTCTTCCAGAGCCCTGGCCTGGGCCACATTGAAGGTGTGTGcgcgcccacacacacacacacacacacacacaccaccaccaccaccaccacccctacgAGGAAGCCTGGCAGCTCAGCAAAGTCAAGTGTCAGGCCCTCAGCGGCTCCGCCAAAGGCCAGGTGGGTGGTGACTCCACTGCCAGCCCCAACCCTGCCCTACTTCTGAGTCCTCTGCTTGGGGTCAGGGAAGAGCCGGCCTGGGCCAAAACCACGGAAGGCGGGTCATGCCAGGGTCCTGGCTTGGCAGGATGGCGACTCCTCCGAGGTGCTAACAAGCATCCCCGGAGGCAGAGCTGGGCAGAACTGGGGCCGGGCTCCTGCTTCTGGCGACTCCCCGGGACGCCAGCTGCTTGGCCCCCTTCCCAGTGCACCCTGGAGGGTTTGCTTCTGCTGCTGGTCACTCAAAGCCAGCTCCGTGACCACCCTTCGGGAGACCTGGTCCCCTCTGCCTGAGCAGACAGGAAGTACACGGCTGGGGGTGACAGAACAGTGACGCTGCCAGGACTCGCATAGATGTCCCCAGCATCCAATGCAGGCTTCTCCCTACGCCCCAGGCTGCAGGTGCGGGTGGCCCGGGGACCACATGCGCCGGCTCTACCTGCAAGGACTCCAGGATGTCTTGGTCAGAGATCTCGGTTGTCAAGGACTTGATCCCTGAAACGCTATAGGTGGCCTGCATGATCTTGTTTCTTAGTTTTTCAAGCTGTGAGCGAAGGGAAAACACGTTGCTGGGCCTCCGCGGGAGGAAGGCCGGTGCCATCCAGGGAGAGGACCCCTCCCCGCGCCCGGTGCGTGGTTTACAGAAAGCGGGCTCATCCTCAGTGCACAGCTTGAGGGACCAGGAGTGAGGGTGGAGGGGGTCAACGTCTGCCTGCGAGCTAGAAGGTGCTACATCTAAACCCTGACCCGGGGTGGCCCCACCGCACAGACTTTCTAACCCActaatgttttttttgtgtgtgtgacagaaactgagacagaaggacagacagagacaggaagggagagaggtggtaagcatcagttcttcattgtgacaccttagttattcattgattgctttctcatatgtgccttgacggggggggggggggggtccagccaagccagtgacctcatgctcaagccagcgacctcaaggtttcaaacctgggtcctctgcgtcccagtctgacgctctatccactgtgctaccacctagtcaggctaccTCACTAACAATTTTAATTGGAAAAGTAAAACCTgcacatggtttttaaaaaaaaaaaaaaacagaaacactcAGAACAACCCCAGGcccaccccccttccccaaaGGAGCTTGGGCCGCAAGTCTCTTCCTGACCCCAGGGAGACTCTCCCTGCCTCAGGCCAACGTCCTGCGTATCAGTCGTCCCTCACTTTGGGCATAGAAGGAGATTCCTGGCGGTCCCCCCTTATGCACTCAAGGTGGGCCGGGGACCCTGGAGCTCTGGGCAGTCTGCCGCTGGGCCGGGACCTCAGGGGTGGCCGCCGGGAATACCCTGGCCTGGGTGCTCTCCAGGGCCACGCGCGCCTGCTGCTCGGCCTCCTGGACCGTCTCCATCCTGTTCTCCGTTTCCTCTTGCAGCCGCCTCTGTCTCTGCAGGTGGGCCTGGCTGAGGTCCACCTGGGTCTGCAGCTCCCTGACCTGAGTGTTAGTCTTGGAGATGGTGTCTTCCCGGTCCGTGAGCTCATGCTCCAGGTCACATActttctggggtggggggaaggcagGGGACGACAGAGGAGTAGATCCACCTGTTCCCACCCCTCTCTTCTCCCAGAGACGGCCAACTCGGACCCGAGTTCGTCAAGCCACGTCTGAACCCAGGGGCGGCGCGGGGCCCCTGTATGCCCCTGCACTCCCGGGCTCTGTCCGAGGGGACGCTGCCGCAGTGGGGGGCGCCAGTCACCTGTCGGAGGAGGAGGTTGTCCTTCTCCACGAGCCCTGTCAGCTCCTCCTGCTTCTTCTCATCCCGGAGGCTGGAGAACTGAAAGGCAGACGGGAGGATCAGAGGGGACCTGGCGGAGACTGCGGACGGAACACGCCTCTGATGTCTTCCTCCTTGAACCCCCGAACGCTGAAAGCCACAAGGGTTCTCAGGcagctgagagagaagaaggagatggaTACCGAGACTTGGGGACGTTAGAAAGCGGGTCCCAGAACGAGGAATCCTAAGACGGCAGCAGAGAGAGCTCAGGGCATGTCTGTGCATACTCCGAGTCCCCAAATGTCTCTGAAATGGGTGGGGCTGGTTCTCTGGATGTGGAGAGATGAAGGTTCAGACACCCCCCAACCAGAGTTGCCAGGTGGTCCAGTAGGGGTCTGGCCTGGGAGATAGATGCCAGGCTCGGTTGTGGGTAGAGACCCCGGACTCCAGACTGGGGATGTGGGTGCTGAAGAAGGAGGCCACGCCCTCCCCCTaccaccccaccccaggctccTAGAACACCAGCAGTGAGGCCTTCACATCTCAGGCAAGAAATACTTCCAGTTTCCCAGATTCCGGGGGATTCTGACCCAACCAAGAGAAAAGACACAAAAATTCTACCTTTGAACTCTCGGTTGAAATGCCCACACACACCACTATCCCTGCCGTGTGCCGTGAAGCCCAGAGCTGTCGCCATGTGCTCTGATGCTGGAGCCAAGCTCTCACAGACACGACAGAGACCAGAACAAACTTCCAGCAGGAATGATGGGAAACAGCAATGGTGCGAGAAGCTAAAGACCAGGGGGTCACGAACCCTCagctgggaggagagagatactgtaacagagaagcagaaagaaaaaggaacaccCAAGGGGGACCTTGGACATTGTAAATGTTATCCCCAAGTCCAGACTCAGGAGGAGGGCAGTGGATAAATCCAGGGAAACTCCTAGAAGTAGAGCGAAGAGACCAAGTtgtggaaaggaggaagaggaggcaggaaggaaagatGACAACCAGAACAGAGAGTCCGGAAGTCCGCCAGCCCAGGGACTGAAGCGTCAGTCGAGAGTGCagcaaagaaggaggaagagatcaaaacaaaacaaaaaacaatgaacagaGAAAAATTCCAGGATGGACAGATGGAAACCGGGGACAATGTAAGTAGACCCTCCATAAGGCACAACTTTGTGTGGCATTTCAGAACACCTGGGACCAAGACCGGATCTTGTACCTTTCCAGAGAGGATGCAGCCACCACCAAGGACTAAGTCATGTCTGTGTGAAAGCACAGCAATGAGGTGACCCTTGGGCTCACTACCAGCAGCCCCGGACTCTGGGATATAGGGAGCCACCCTGCCAAGGAAACTCTTCCCAAACTGGAATTGTATCCAACCTAGCTGTTAATGCACAGAACAAAGACATTTAGGACAGACGgcattcccccttcccctcgCCCCACCCCTGCCTATTTCCTTTTGTCCCTCACTCATCTTTTCTGAAAAAACACCTGGAGGATGTGCTCCAGAGAAAATAAGGGTAGATCAAGAAAGAGGAAGATGTGGACACAGCAGCTTTAACATGCTTTGTGTATGAATCGTAACACTGTTTTGCAAACGTGTTTCCGTTAGGTGTGCTTGCCGGTACTGTCCCTCCAGGGTGTAACTGTGGTGTCAACTCACGGACATGAGTGGAATGGCATTGGAGAGGGCAGGGAGGACAGAGTGGTGCACTTGGTAACGCTAAGACAGAGAATAATCTGGACTGGGCCTCAAGTGTGCTGTCTGAGACACAGAGAGTGATTCTCTAATGAATCGGAAGAGGTGGAAGCGGTCGCCTCGGTGAAGGGACAGatgggagggaagggggcaggaccCTCCTGTTTTGCGTGACAAGACTGTGGGACTCTGGTTCTTTAAGCTACGTGGGTGGAAaacttctataaaaataaaaacaagatgctTCACAAGGAGCCAGCTCAGCAGAATGGTACACACTCGACACATGGGTGGGGGCTCTCACCCCCAAGACTCAGGAGCTAAGAGGTGCTTGAGGCATGGCCAGTAGCCAAGAGGCCCAGGGGACAGGGTAGCTGCTGAGGCCTGAGGGCAGCGCGGGGCCCTGGGGACCCGGTGTGCAGCCCACTTTGCCTCAGTCAGCGATGTGACCCTGGGAGAGTGACTTCTGCTCCCTAAGTTCAGCATCTCCATCGGTGGGATGGGACAGCTGGTGCCTCCCCTGGAGCTGCTGGGGGGACCCAGGGGAGCCACACGGGGGCCCGGCGTGCTGAAAGACACAGCCACCTTGTCGGTCATGGCCTGTATCTGATGCTCCCGCTCTCGAAGCTCCTTCTGCAGCAGCTCGTTCTCCACGTTCATCTTCTGCAGCTGGGACTCCTGGTAATCCACTTGTCGTTGTAAAGATATGCAGGCTCCTGAGTGAGCGGCCGTGTGAGATGCGGGGAGGGGCAATGAGGACAGGAGGGAGCCGGGGTCGCCCGGCTCTGACGCTCCCACGGGTGCCCACCTCCTCAGCTCCCTCCATGCCCTCCCGCCCTTCCTCCCCCATAGCTCCCAGCTCAGAGGCTCAAAGTGGACCCGGGCCTGCCCTGCCCGCCCATCCCCACTGCCCAGCCTGGGCGGGCGGTTCCACCTCTGCATCCGGCTACCTCCTACCTGTTGCCAGGgactgtctggccctggccacctCGAGCTCGAACTGGAACTCCTGGATCACCTGCTCGTACTCCTCCAGCTGGGCAATCAGCTCCTCCTCGAAGTCCTCGTCCATGGAGCAGACCCTCCTCCTgccgccctcctcctcctcctccagagaCTCCCTTTCCTCATCTATTTCCAGGTCCAGCCCCGCCACCCCCCACTCCACTTCCTCCGCAGCGCCCTCACGGACAGCCCCCTCTGTGCCCACTGCGTCCTTGCCCCCCGTGCCCGTCACCCTCTCGGCCTCCCCTGCCAGCCCCTCTTTCTCCTGGGCACGGCCCTCCAGGTCCCTGGCTCTGTCCATCATGACATACTCCTCCTGCatctggggagggaagggaacagTAGGCAGGACTGTGGGCACCCCTGGGGCAGTATAGGAGCAGGGGGCACACTGGGTGcttgccaccatcacagcctcacAGTCTACGGGGGTGAGGGGGCTGCCAGGAACCAGCACCCCAGAACAGGACAAGGGCTGGAGGTGCTCTTCTAGGTGGGGGCTGCCCCGCCCTCCTCCCTGTTCCCTTACAGAATGACTGAGGGCttccctggggcgggggggggggtggcaccaGGTTAGGGCTGCAGGTGGGGTGGCATGacccctgcccctgcaggtgagTCCCGGATCAGTCCTGTGCGTTCGGGACGTGGCCAGCCCGCACCTGCCCCCATCgctgcagctcctcctcctcgtcATGGCTGGAGGCCCTCTGGGTGCTCAGCCCACCTGCCTGCTTGGGCCCCCAGTCGGAGGGTTGCTCCTGTGAGAGacgagaaagagagacaagacgCCGcgggggacctcagggtttcacacaGCTCCCTCCGCTCCCCAGGTGAATGCACCACCAGGACCTGTCCCCTTGGGAGGGGGAGAGCAGCCGCTCCACATCAGGAGGAGGGCCCGGTGACCTGCAGGTGGCCCCTAGGGGGCAGTGACCTTGCAGCGGTGAGCACAGGCATTTGGAAGCGTCGAGGGTCCAGCCTTGGACATGCCCACCTTGCATGTGGTTCTTGTCCTGCCCTCTGCCGCCTCTTACTTAATTCACAGCCCTCAGGCGCTGGGCAATGCTTCCAGCCCTCCCTGGACTCCCGCTGTCTGCTGCCTGCCGACTGCCCCACAGTTGGTCTCTGGGCAGTTTCCTTTGTAGACATGGCATCTGGCGACAGTGTGCCCCACTCGTGTGTGCCCCCTGTATGAATCGGGCTGTCCCCTCAGGTATGAAAGAAAGCAGGTCTTAGAAAGACCAGGGGGCTACTTACTGGGGCCTCTCCGGGCTGCCCCTTGACCCCTTGACCCCAGATGGACCTGCCTCATTCAGTCCTCTGCCCAGACCAGGGAAGAGGGGCAGCATTCCCAAGCCCGTTGACAGGCAAGGACACTGACGTCCCATGTCCCACAATCAGAACAGGCCAGGCGAATCCCAGTCACCTTCGCCCTCAGGACATGGCCAGGCCAGGTCTGGGGACTCCGCCTGTGGGGTGCCATCTGTCCGGATGACAGAGGAGCTGGCCCCcactttacaggtaaggaaaccgAGTCCGGAGAGTGCCACCACCTGTCCCAGGGAGCACACGCAGCGGCTGAGAGCCAGACCAGCTGCACAGCTCACAGCCCCTCTCCTGTCACATTCCCATCACCCCTCCTCCACTCTGTCCTGGCGCCCGGAACCTCGTGACCCAGCCCAAGCTCCCACAGGACATGGTGACATTCAAGATGATGGGGTGTGAGGGCAGCGAGGGGCTCGGGTGCTGAGGGTCGCCGGGGGGGTGCTGCACGCTTCGGAAGCTCACCAGGACCTGCCGGCATGGGGCGCTCGGCTCACCTTCACGCCCTGCCTCAGGAATGTCTCCTCGAATTTGTTTCTCAGGAGGTATTTCAGCTGCTTCCTCAGGACCTCCGCCTCCTCCTGGAGTGTTAAGATCGTCTCGTCTTTCTTCTGAACCTGCTCCTTCAGCTGGGAAAGGCGCTGGACCTCCTTCCCCAGCACGGACAGGCAGTAATCCTGGGCAGAAAATGGGCAGCCCCTGTGCTGCATGCACTTGGCCTCACACCCTCCAGTCACCCCCAGGGCAgcagctccaggcccagggagAGCAGACCTACTATCCTGGGATCCTGAAATCCTGAGCCCAGGATGAGTGCTTCTTTACCCAGCCATGCCCTGACCTAGGGCAGGTCTGAAATCCCTGCCCAGGAGATTCCTGGAAGCCCACCCTTCAACCTGGCTCCTGGCCAGCTGCCCACTGTGAGAGAGGACACCAGTCTTCTGTGCAGCCCCACACCTCACCAGTAACTCCCTCCAAGGGCCACTTCTTAGGGGCTTTCTGCCCCTCAACCTTCTATTCTTAAAATCTCAATGCTCTAGAGCCTTCAATATTGGAGACACAATACAAATGGGGTGTTTTGGACAcacaagaaacagaaagaacTTGTCCCCAGTAGATCTGAAgttggagaaaataaagagaactcTTCAGGCAGGAGGGAGATGGTCCCAGACAGAATTCCGGAAGGAAAGATAACTAGAAAGTCCTCCAGTATTTGGGAATTAAATGGCAGGCTTCCATAGAAcccatgagtcaaagaagaaatcacaaaggaAGTTAGAGAATATTTTGAACAGAACAATAATGAACACTTGGACATATTGAGACTTGCAAGGTGCAGCCAAAGCTGTGATTGAGGACAAAATCATAGCCTTCAAATGCATCTAGGAGTGAAAGCAATGGAAAACCATTATGTAAGGATCCATCTCAAGAATTTAGGGAGAAAACTGCAAATtgaacttaaagaaaaaagatggaaggAAATTTTACAGAGAAGTGCAAGGATGAGTGATatagtgaggaagagagaggacagagcaACTATGACAACATTTTAGCATTTGGTGAATCTGAAGGGTATGTGGGAATCATTTGTACTATTAGGTTATGGGGGGAAATAATCATGCAGAAATCATACATCTTCACTCTTCCTGTGGTGACTTTTAGGCACGCACAGGTGTCCTGAACCATACAATGATTACTGGGAAGGGGGCACTCCTTCCCTGGAGCTGCTGAGTCTGCACAACACACATGCACTGCTGCAGGTGGCGGTCTTGCCTCCCGAGGACGCGCTCATCTGCGACAGCTCAGAGGAAGGTAGAGACGAGAGGAGGAGAAGCTTCACGGCACTACCCTTTGACCTCCTGGAGGCAGCCAAGCCTGCAGCCCTTCCCCTGGTTGGTGGGTTCATACGCATGAGCTGAGCATTCCCTTCCCACACACCCTGAATGAACAGCAGTCCTGCAGAGAACGTCCTGGTCCTCTCTCTGTGTGGCGCTACCTAATGATAGCCTCAGGCCATCTCCCCAAAGTGGAATCGCTTGGTCAAAGGATACAGACACATTTTCAATTGTGAAATCTATTCATAAAATATCAAGGCAGAGTTCAGGGAGTCAAGGTCAAGTGAGTAGTCACAGACCCAAATGATGGGGTCACGAAAGCTTCCccaccttaaaaaacaaaagctgacTCTTAAGAAGAGACAATGAACATGGATAAACTTCTGGCAAGACGGatggagagaacaagagagaaggCATGCATTAGCAATGTCAGGAATGAAAAGGAAACCACCTCCTGCAGACCCTCTAGCAGCGTGGGGCGGGTGGGACATGAAATGTTATGCAAAATTGACGAACACACAGGCGCGTTCCCAGAAAAACACTGCTTTGCCCAAATGGaggcaagaggaagaaggaaatcggCATGCCTCACAAGGAAACGAATTTGTCGTTTTTTAAAAACCAACCCTGTGAAGCTCTCTCCAGACACAGCTTGCGTTCCTTCAGAATGTAACAAAGAGATGAGGCCAAAGCCCAGTGCAAACTCTTTCAGAGAATTGGAAAACAGGGAAATGGCATccccacttttttgttgttgttatgaatAACTGACACCTAAATCAAACACAGGAATTATAAGACAGGCAACTAACGGGCCAGCCTCCCTCATAAACAgaggtggggggaaaaaaatgacatgaCAAGGAATGAACTCATAGGGCCGTCGGTGCATATCAAGCTGATTATTACTGAGTGTGCGTTCTCCTCAGTGGAACGGCGGGGCCCGAAGTTGTATAGATGGGTGGAGGACATGACACATGTTGGCGCGCTGCATACAGGTTGGTGAGTGATAGacacgtgaattccaaactgccctcttgatgttccgcctGTCTGTCGGAACTCACCCTTGCTGGACTGTCgcccctggggcaggggagttcTGGGAGGCTGGCGGGCCGCCCCTGGggaagcattccggacataccaggacatTTCATTCAATGCCCACTTGCTCGAGACTCtccttttaccctataaattAGTCCCCCTAGCTTGTATTGGTGCCCTT
The Saccopteryx bilineata isolate mSacBil1 chromosome 3, mSacBil1_pri_phased_curated, whole genome shotgun sequence DNA segment above includes these coding regions:
- the CCDC27 gene encoding coiled-coil domain-containing protein 27, with amino-acid sequence MLPLGASKPQGPNTLPNLMEKGLKVLRSMCGRDSQAPEWTLHPRQQSTQATNWYHRRQNELAQDPSPEDRSFLSEVEAMRKVFLSRPGCPQFCTRATSMSDCGSAVVRAVLEEERPGSESWKMTRDSFSSQRGSDMKVDGPHLAFSKSACEFNYLRKKSKTPTMSPVLGLGHLGKRTPWYISVIHDKDYCLSVLGKEVQRLSQLKEQVQKKDETILTLQEEAEVLRKQLKYLLRNKFEETFLRQGVKEQPSDWGPKQAGGLSTQRASSHDEEEELQRWGQMQEEYVMMDRARDLEGRAQEKEGLAGEAERVTGTGGKDAVGTEGAVREGAAEEVEWGVAGLDLEIDEERESLEEEEEGGRRRVCSMDEDFEEELIAQLEEYEQVIQEFQFELEVARARQSLATGACISLQRQVDYQESQLQKMNVENELLQKELREREHQIQAMTDKFSSLRDEKKQEELTGLVEKDNLLLRQKVCDLEHELTDREDTISKTNTQVRELQTQVDLSQAHLQRQRRLQEETENRMETVQEAEQQARVALESTQARLEKLRNKIMQATYSVSGIKSLTTEISDQDILESLQRIITERTDYYNQLRQKGVKVPPLQQSELFSSPSRSKKLAK